TTCTGCCATCCCCGTCAGCATCGGGCCGACCGCCTCCGCGCCGCCGAGGCGCTGCAGCAGTTTGTAGGTGATGTTGCCCGCCTCGAGATTCGGCATGACCAACACGTTCGCCGGCTTCTCGAGGTCGGCGAACTCGTAGGTTCCCTGTAGCGTCTCCTCGACGACGGCGGTGTCTGCTTGCATTTCACCGTCGACTGGGAAGTCAGCTTCCGAGTCATTCCGCAGCAACTCGGCTGCGCGCCGTGGCTTGCGCGTTCCCTCGTTGTCGACGCTGCCGAAATCGGAGTACGACAGCAACGCGGCCCGCGGCTCGACGTCGAACCGCCGGGCGATATCGGCCGTGTGGCGGGTGACTTCCGCGAGCGTCTCGGCGTCGGGATCCTGATTGACCGTCGCGTCCGCGAGGAAGACCACGCGGTTCTTGAACGTCAGCATGTAGACGCCCGCAGCGTAGTCGACGTCCTCGGCGGTTCCGATGACCTGCAAGAGCGGGCGCAGCGCAGAGGGATAGTGGTGAGTCAGTCCCGTCAACATTGCATCGACATCGCCCTGTTCGACCATCACCGAGGCGAAGTAGTTGCTGTCCTCAATCAACTCCGCGGCCTCGCGCCGGGTGATTCCCTTGCGTCGACGTCGTTCATAGAGTGCATCGACGTACTCGTCGTACGAATCGCCTTTCGGGTCGACCACATCTGGCTCGAACTCGAGGCCGAGTTCCGTGGCGATACGTTTAATTCGCTCTTCGTTGCCGATCAGCACCGGCTCGGCGATGCCTTGCTCCTCAAGTTGGTAGGCTGCGCGGACGATCTTCTCGTTGTGGCCCTCTGCGAGTGCCACCCGCTGTGGGTCGCTCTGGGCCTTGTTGAGCACGACGCGCATCATCTCGCGGGATTTGCCGAGTCGGGCCTCGAGATCCTCGACGTAGGTGTCGACCTCGAGGTCGACTCGGGCGACGCCGCTGTCGATGGCGGCGTTTGCGACCGCTGGGGCGACCTCAAAGAGGACGCGGGGATCCATCGGCTTCGGGATGATGTATTCGGGGCCGAACTGCAGCGGCTGGTCGCCGTAGGCCTTGCGGACGGCGTCTGGGACGTCCTCTTTTGCGAGGTCTGCGAGCGCCTCGGCAGCGGCGACTTTCATGGCTTCGTTAATTTCGGTTGCACGCACGTCGAGTGCCCCACGGAAAATAAAGGGAAACCCGAGGACGTTGTTGACCTGATTCGGGTAGTCTGAGCGGCCCGTAGCCATAATAATGGTATCATCTCGGGCCGCTTTGGCCGCGTCGTAGCTGATTTCGGGCGTCGGATTCGCCATCGCGAAGAGGATCGGGTTGTCCGCCATCGAGCGGACCATCTCCTGAGAGACGATATCGCCCGCTGCAAGCCCGACGAACACGTCTGCCCCGACCATCGCGTCCTCGAGTTCACCTTCGGGAACATCGCGAGCGAATTCGCGGTTGTAGGCGTTCAGGTCGCCTTCCTCGGCCCGCTCAGTCG
The Natronolimnobius baerhuensis DNA segment above includes these coding regions:
- a CDS encoding NADP-dependent malic enzyme, which encodes MTLEDDSLEYHAERPPGKLEITTTKPTNTQRELSLAYSPGVAGPCREIASDPDAAYQYTVKGNLVGVVSNGSAVLGLGDIGAQASKPVMEGKGVLFKRFADIDVFDIELDHEDPDAFVESVAGMEPTFGGINLEDIKAPECFTIESQLRERMDVPVFHDDQHGTAIISGAALLNATEVLEKDLADLEVTFAGAGAAAVASARFYVSLGVKRENITMVDIDGILTTERAEEGDLNAYNREFARDVPEGELEDAMVGADVFVGLAAGDIVSQEMVRSMADNPILFAMANPTPEISYDAAKAARDDTIIMATGRSDYPNQVNNVLGFPFIFRGALDVRATEINEAMKVAAAEALADLAKEDVPDAVRKAYGDQPLQFGPEYIIPKPMDPRVLFEVAPAVANAAIDSGVARVDLEVDTYVEDLEARLGKSREMMRVVLNKAQSDPQRVALAEGHNEKIVRAAYQLEEQGIAEPVLIGNEERIKRIATELGLEFEPDVVDPKGDSYDEYVDALYERRRRKGITRREAAELIEDSNYFASVMVEQGDVDAMLTGLTHHYPSALRPLLQVIGTAEDVDYAAGVYMLTFKNRVVFLADATVNQDPDAETLAEVTRHTADIARRFDVEPRAALLSYSDFGSVDNEGTRKPRRAAELLRNDSEADFPVDGEMQADTAVVEETLQGTYEFADLEKPANVLVMPNLEAGNITYKLLQRLGGAEAVGPMLTGMAEPVHVLQRDDEVKDIVNLAAVATVEAQQSSQ